agcagcgatctctttacattgttcttggagctcaggaggagcgatctctttacattgttcttggagctcaggaagagcgatctctttacattgttcttggagctcaggaggagcgatctctttacattgttcttggagctcaggaggagcgatctctttacattgtgccggagctcaggaggagcgatctctttacattgttcttggagctcaggaggagcgatctctttacattgttcttggagctcaggaggagcgctctctttacattgttcttggagctcaggaggagcgatctctttacattgtgccggagctcaggaggagcgatctctttacattgttcttggagctcaggaggagcgatctctttacattgttcttggagctcaggaggagcgatctctttacattagtcttggagctcaggaggagcgatctctttacattgttcttggagctcaggaggagcgatctctttacATTGTTCTTGGAGCTCAGGAGGAGCGCTCTCTTTACATGGTTCCCGGAGCTCAGGAGGAGCGCTCTCTTTACATGGTTCCCGGAgctcaggaggagcgatctctttacGTTGTTCCTGGAGCTCAGAAGGAGCGATCTCTTTACATTGTTCCTGGAgctcaggaggagcgatctctttacatggttcttggagctcaggaggagcgatctctttacGTTGTTCCTGGAgctcaggaggagcgatctctttacattgttcttggagctcaggaggagcgatctctttacGTTGTTCCTGGAgctcaggaggagcgatctctttacattgttcctggagctcaggaggagcgatctctttacGTTGTTCCTGGAgctcaggaggagcgatctctttacattgttcttggagctcaggaggagcgatctctttaTATTGTTCCTGGAgctcaggaggagcgatctctttacGTTGTTCCTGGAgctcaggaggagcgatctctttaTATTGTTCCTGGAgctcaggaggagcgatctctttacattgttcctggagctcaggaggagcgatctctttacattgttcttggagcttaggaggagcgatctctttacattgttcttggagctcaggaggagcgatctctttacATTGTGCCAGATGAAATACAGATATGACTATGAGCCAAGAGcaaccagaaaaacaaaacattgcAAAACTGAAGAATTACCTGTTGGCATATGCTGGCATATCGTGCCAACACGTTGGCATTCTCGTAAATTGCAAGGCTCGAGGGTGCATGGTCTGAGATCTTTAGCACGCATCGCCATTTGGCAAAGTCAACACCATCCTTCTTATACTGAGCACATCTCTCTCCAAGTCCATCCAGACCTGAAATTGGAAGAGCCAAGAATTTGGAAGGGGCAGGGTGGGCTGGTGTGGACCTGTTTTGGGTTGTTCCATAGATCTAGGTACTGACCTTGAGTGGTGGTCTCTCCATCTGTCCCAGCAAGAGCAGCTGTGCCTTTATCCACCTGTGGAAGACAGAACAGACGAGATGTTGAGGAAGATGTCATTATAGATCTCTGGAAAGAAGAAATCAAGTGACTGGGCACAGACCTTAATCCCCACCACAATGCCCAGATCCTTCAGGACTTTGGGGAATGGGACTCCACTGTTGGACTTTTGGTACAACGTTTCATGGAAAAGGATGACACCACCAATGCTCTCATTCAGTTTGGGGTCAGAACTGAAGAGAAGGTTACGGAACAGGCGTCTGTTTTCTTCTGTGTTCTCCACGTTGATGCGCTTTAGGCGGCTGCCCATGGTCCCTAAGAGGAGAAGttggttattattattaaccaTCTGATATCTCACCGCTAGGAGGTGGGATCATCTCCAAGACATTAGGTCAAGTCTTAGAACAAGGCAAACAAGGcctctaagggccgtattacacagagcgataatctgccaaatcagctttgtataataaagacaacgatcagccgatgacaacaatgaAATCAGCTGATCTTTGTCGTTTATTCCCACCTAAAAATCATCCGCCTCAgggcgtgcatcgctacgtgtaataacaaTGCACGGCCGACCGctgataataaagtttatacctaCCTGACCGCGCCCTTGTGCTTTCCCCGCTTCTGCTTGGTCCCCGCAGCCGCTGCTGGGACTTCAGAGAcgctctctgaagtgacaggctgctcagccactcacgGGCTGAGATAGGACCACCGCAATCACGATTGGCCACTTCAGAGAGCGGCTCTGAACTTCTAGCGGCTGCGGGGATCGGCAGAAGTGAGGAGATCAACCGGGGTGTGCAGAGGTATTGTACACTTTTAAAACAAGGACTGTACGGTAatcaccctccagctgttataagatgacaagtcccatcatgcctggaccgccaaagctttagctctacaggcaagatgggaattgtagttttgtaacagctggagagcctgagtttaGAGAGAAGCGACCTTGGATGGAACTCTTAAGGAGTATAATGGCGTTCCACCAGAAATACACTATGGATTGTCCAGTAAGTGGATAGACGAGGTGGAAGATTCCCGACAATAAACAGTACTGACCAACTCTGATGATTCCACTGGATGGAAAGCTACAGGGGCCCCACATCTGGTTGGTCCAATCTTGGAGGCTACTGGGTGGTGAGAACGCGTATAGTTAACAAAGAAGGGTCGTGGACTGGTCCAACGATCATGGAGGGGGAAGTAATTTCCAGCATAGACCAGTCTATAATTGGGGTCCATCAATGGTACGAGGTACCCTTGTCCTCCTCAATGCTATATATGACATAATGATACCTACCCACAGACTCATCTGCTGCCAGTATTCCTCTGCCATCCTTGACAATACGCTGAGCGATCTCCGCCAGCTCCTTCTTCTGTTCAGTGGTGAGTGCTGGGAACTTGTGGGCCATTCTGGGCAGTCTACAGAAAGGACAGATGTATAGTAAAGTGTTAAAGGGAACTTCTTACAAAAGCACTGTACTCACTGATCTCCGTACAgaggcactgtactcactgatctccgtacagaggcactgtactcactgatctccatacagaggcactgtactcactgaTCTCCACACAGAGGCACTGTATTCACTGGTCTCTTTACAGAGGCACTGTACTAACTGCATTCCATACAGAAGCACTGTACTCACTGAACTCCACACAgaggcactgtactcactgatctccatacagaggcactgtactcactgaTCTCCATACAGAGGCACTGTCCTAACTGATCTCCACACAgaggcactgtactcactgatctccgtacagaggcactgtactcactgaTCTCCATACAGAGGCACTGTACTCACTTATCTCCATACAgaggcactgtactcactgatctccatacagaggcactgtactcactgatctccgtacagaggcactgtactcactgatctccgtacagaggcactgtactcactgaTCTCCATACAGAGGCACTGTACTAACTGATCTCCACACAGAGGCACTGTACTCACTAATCTCAATACAgaggcactgtactcactgatctctatacagaggcactgtactcactgatctctatacagaggcactgtactcactgatctctatacagaggcactgtactcactgatctccgtacagaggcactgtactcactgaTCTCCATACAGAGGCACTGTACTAACTGCATTCCATACAGAAGCACTGTACTCACTGAACTCCATACAgaggcactgtactcactgaTCTCCATACAGAAGCACTGTACTCACTGAACTCCATACAgaggcactgtactcactgaagtccatacagaggcactgtactcactgaactccatacagaggcactgtactcactgaactccatacagaggcactgtactcactgaACTCCACACAGAGGCACTGTACTCGATGATCTCCACACAgaggcactgtactcactgatctctatacagaggcactgtactcactgatctctatacagaggcactgtactcactgatctctatacagaggcactgtactcactgatctccgtacagaggcactgtactcactgaTCTCCATACAGAGGCACTGTACTAACTGCATTCCATACAGAAGCACTGTACTCACTGAACTCCATACAgaggcactgtactcactgaTCTCCATACAGAAGCACTGTACTCACTGAACTCCATACAGATGGCACTTGTACTCACTGAAGTCCATACAgaggcactgtactcactgaactccatacagaggcactgtactcactgaactccatacagaggcactgtactcactgaACTCCACACAGAGGCACTGTACTCGATGATCTCCACACAgaggcactgtactcactgatctctatatagaggcactgtactcactgaTCTCTTTACAGAGGCACTGTACTAACTGATCTCCATACAgaggcactgtactcactgaTCTCCATACAGAGGCACTGTACTAACTGATCTCCACACAgaggcactgtactcactgatctctatacagaggcactgtactcactgaTCTCTATACAGAGGCACTGTACTTACTGAACTCCATACAgaggcactgtactcactgatctctatacagaggcactgtactcactgatctccatacagaggcactgtactcactgaactccatacagaggcactgtactcactgaTCTCCATACAGAGGCACTGTACTAACTGCATTCCATACAgaggcactgtactcactgatctccatacagaggcactgtactcactgaactccatacagaggcactgtactcactgaACTCCACACAGAGGCACTGTACTCGATGATCTCCACACAgaggcactgtactcactgaTCTATATATAgaggcactgtactcactgaTCTCTTTACAGAGGCACTGTACTAACTGATCTCCATACAGAGGCACTGTACTAACTGATCTCCATACAgaggcactgtactcactgatctccacacagaggcactgtactcactgaTCTCCACACAGAGGCACTGTACTAACTGCATTCCATACAGAGGCACTGTACTAACTGATCTCCATACAGAGGCACTGTACTCACTAAACTCCACAGAGAGGCACTGTACTCGATCTCCACACAgaggcactgtactcactgaTGTCTATATAgaggcactgtactcactgaTCTCTTTACAGAGGCACTGTACTAACTGATCTCCATACAGAGGCACTGTACTCCCTGATCTCCATACAGAGGCACTGTACTAACTGATCTCCACACAgaggcactgtactcactgatctctatacagaggcactgtactcactgatctccatacagaggcactgtactcactgaagtccatacagaggcactgtactcactgaactccatacagaggcactgtactcactgaTCTCCATACAGAGGCACTGTACTAACTGATCTCCACACAgaggcactgtactcactgaactccatacagaggcactgtactcactgatctctatacagaggcactgtactcactgaTCTCTATACACAGGCACTGTACTCACTGATCTCTATACACAGGCACTGTACTCACTGAACTCCATACAgaggcactgtactcactgatctctatacagaggcactgtactcactgatctctatacagaggcactgtactcactgaactccatacagaggcactgtactcactgatctccatacagaggcactgtactcactgaactccatacagaggcactgtactcactgaactccatacagaggcactgtactcactgatctctatacagaggcactgtactcactgatctctttacagaggcactgtactcactgatctctatacagaggcactgtactcactgatctccatacagaggcactgtactcactgatctccacacagaggcactgtactcactgaTCTCCATACAGAGGCACTGTACTTACTGATCTGCATACAAAGGTACTGTACTCACTGATCTCTATACATTACTATTACACACTCCATACATTGCACATAGTGGTGCGGTATTATTACACACTCCATACGTTGCACATAGTGGTGCGGTATTATTACACGGTCCATACATTGCACTTACTcttgcagtagtagtacacactcCATACATTGCACTTACTcttgcagtagtagtacacacttGCACATAGTGGTGCGGTATTTTTACACACTCCATACATTGCACATAGTGGTGCGGTATTATTACACACTTCATACATTGCACTTACTcttgcagtagtagtacacactgttgcaCTTACTGGTGCGGTATTATTACACACTCCATACATTGCACTTACTcttgcagtagtagtacacactcCATACATTGCACATAGTGGTGCGGTATTATTACACACTCCATACATTGCACATAGTGGTGCGGTATTATTACACACTCCATACATTGCACATAGTGGTGCGGTATTATTACACACTCCATACATTGCACATAGTGGTGCGGTATTATTACACCACTCCATACATTGCACATAGTGGTGCGGTATTATTACACACTCCATACCATTGCACATAGTGGGTGCGGTATATTATTACACACTCCATACATTGCACATAGTGGTGCGGTATTATTACACACTCCATACATTGCACATAGTGGTGCGGTATTATTACACACTCCATACATTGCACATAGTGGTGCGGTATTATTACACACTCCATACATTGCACATAGTGGTGCGGTATTATTACACACTCCATACGTTGCACATAGTGGTGCGGTATTATTACACACTCCATACATTGCACATAGTGGTGCGGTATTATTACACACTCCATACATTGCACTTACTcttgcagtagtagtacacactgttgcaCTTACTGGTGCGGTGGCTGtagggtggcagcaggctggtgggGCGGGCACAGCCACATCACACACTTTTATATGCCGTGTCTCCTATAGGGCTGGGGGTTGTGTCTATGGGCTCCGCTCTGCTATAGGCTCCTGGGCTGCACACTCCTTCACAGGGAGCCATTCAGTGACAgccggggagggggagagctggggggggaggagggggagagctggggggggggagggggagagctgggggggggggattcttacTGTGAGTAAAGGTCATCCCTCCGGGCAGACACCACACCGTGCACCCAGTGCTGTCCGACAAGGCAGAGTCTATAGATGCCGAGTGCAGCCGCACACATCAGGCCCCTGTACACGTTATATTAGGGCCCCTGTACACATTATATTAGGGCCCCTGTACACATTATATTAGGGCCCCTGTACACGTTATATTAGGGCCCCTGTACACATTATATT
The nucleotide sequence above comes from Dendropsophus ebraccatus isolate aDenEbr1 chromosome 8, aDenEbr1.pat, whole genome shotgun sequence. Encoded proteins:
- the LOC138798942 gene encoding fructose-bisphosphate aldolase B-like isoform X1, translated to MWLCPPHQPAATLQPPHQLPRMAHKFPALTTEQKKELAEIAQRIVKDGRGILAADESVGTMGSRLKRINVENTEENRRLFRNLLFSSDPKLNESIGGVILFHETLYQKSNSGVPFPKVLKDLGIVVGIKVDKGTAALAGTDGETTTQGLDGLGERCAQYKKDGVDFAKWRCVLKISDHAPSSLAIYENANVLARYASICQQNGLVPIVEPEILSDGSHDLQRCQYETEKVLSAVYAALVQHHVYLEGTLLKPNMVTGGQSCPQKFTPEQVAMATVTALRRTVPAAVPGICFLSGGQSEEEASLNLNAMNRCNLLRPWRVSFSYGRALQASALSAWVGKVENEKAAQEAFLKRAKINGLASIGKYVPSGSSDAASSESLFQASYTY